A genomic window from Streptomyces mirabilis includes:
- the cobF gene encoding precorrin-6A synthase (deacetylating), which translates to MRKIHVIGIGAGDPDQLTLQAVKALRSTDVFFILDKGEVKSDLVQLRRDILDAHIPEGSYRLVEARDPDRDRAAGGTAYSPAVGDWRSARADIYQRLIAQELGEDESGAFLVWGDPALYDSTLGILEEILERGAVAFTYEVVPGISSVSALVARHRTGLNRVARPVQITTGRRLAEGFPEGVDDVVVMLDAHQTFRRYADEDIDIYWGAYIGTPDEILASGPIAETAPRIERLRAEARDRKGWIMDTYLLRRHPRG; encoded by the coding sequence GTGCGAAAGATTCATGTCATCGGCATCGGCGCGGGCGACCCCGACCAACTCACCTTGCAGGCGGTCAAGGCGCTGAGGAGCACGGACGTGTTCTTCATCCTGGACAAGGGCGAGGTGAAGTCGGACCTCGTCCAGCTCCGCCGTGACATCCTCGACGCGCACATACCGGAGGGGTCCTACCGCCTGGTCGAGGCGCGCGACCCGGACCGCGACCGGGCCGCCGGTGGCACCGCGTACTCCCCCGCCGTCGGCGACTGGCGCAGTGCCCGCGCCGACATCTACCAGCGGCTGATCGCGCAGGAGTTGGGCGAGGACGAGAGCGGCGCGTTCCTGGTCTGGGGGGATCCCGCGCTGTACGACAGCACGCTCGGGATCCTGGAGGAGATCCTGGAGCGGGGCGCGGTGGCGTTCACGTACGAGGTCGTGCCCGGCATCAGCAGCGTCTCCGCGCTGGTCGCCCGCCATCGGACCGGACTGAACCGGGTGGCCCGTCCCGTCCAGATCACCACGGGGCGGCGGCTCGCGGAGGGCTTCCCCGAGGGTGTCGACGACGTGGTCGTGATGCTCGACGCCCATCAGACGTTCCGGCGGTACGCCGACGAGGACATCGACATCTACTGGGGCGCCTACATCGGTACGCCCGACGAGATCCTGGCCTCCGGTCCGATCGCCGAGACGGCCCCGCGCATCGAGCGGCTGCGGGCCGAGGCACGGGATCGCAAGGGCTGGATCATGGACACATATCTGCTGCGCAGGCATCCGCGCGGCTAG
- a CDS encoding choice-of-anchor D domain-containing protein, protein MFHSIRDLRRALVWAVSTAMLAAVGVVALAVQPAWAASTATGGSGASLPYVEVQAENSATNGTSIGPSYTQGQLADEASYRKATTLQGTGKYVTFTTPVATNSINFRYSIPDTSSGSVYTAPLSLYVNGVKQPNFTLTNAYSWYYGSYPFTNSPGNNPHHFYDEAHRLFSTTYPAGTTFKLQVDAEDTASSYTIDFADFEQVGAALTAPSGSVSVTSKGADSTGVADATSAFNAAISAAGPGGTVWIPPGTYNIPGHVSVDNVTIAGAGMWYSTVTGTAPGFYGNSAPSASTHVRLQNFAIFGNVQERDDSAQVNGIGGAMSDSTVSHLWIDHMKVGAWMDGPMDGLTFTGMRIRDTTADGINFHGGVTNSKVNNSDIRNTGDDGIATWADSGIGADSNDTISSNTVSLQILANAIAIYGGHDNTVSGNRVVDTGLAQGGGIHVGQRFTSTPVGTTTISDNTMIRAGSLDPNWQFGVGALWFDGSQGAITGPINVTNALIQQSPYEAVQWVEGTISGVNLNNVTIAGTGTFALQEQTGGAAKFTDVTATGVGYSSPVYNCSGGNFVVTDGGGNSGISGTPYCGGWPAPVYPPYPSEGVTATPGALNFGAVATGSTSAAQTVTVSNPTNSAASVASISTSGDYSQTNTCGSSIAANGSCTVSVKFAPTATGGRNGSLTVNAGGTTHTVSLSGTGTAPGPVLNTDPASLSFAATVVGSSATVQTVTVTNSGTASATVSGVAATGDFSQTNNCSTLAVGASCTVTVGFKPTTGGSRAGNLTVTSNANNGPTVVSLTGSGIDSTTNVAAGRPATASSSSSPYVASNLTDPDASTYWEGTNGSFPQWAQVDLGQNYGVGKVVLKLPPATAWSARTQTLSVQGSTDGSSFSTIKASAGYTFDPNANNNTVTLTFSAATARYVRVNIIANTGWNAAQLSDFGVFPSDGGSSNATLSTSPTSLSYPTQALNTTSSAEPVTVTNTGTAAATVSGISVTGDFSQTNTCGTSIAANASCTVNVTFRPTASGTRTGDLSIASNASNGTTTVALTGTGAGTVSRNLAAGAATTESSHTDVYPSSNVTDGNQGTYWESADNAFPQWVQVDLGSAQRASSVVLQLPAGWGARNQTLSLSGSTDGSSFTTIKPSATYTFDPTTNNTVTITFTATTQRYVRVNITANNGWPAGQISEFQVWNT, encoded by the coding sequence GTGTTCCATTCCATCCGAGATCTGAGACGCGCCCTCGTCTGGGCGGTCAGCACCGCGATGCTGGCTGCGGTCGGCGTCGTCGCGCTGGCCGTCCAACCCGCCTGGGCGGCGTCCACCGCCACTGGCGGCAGCGGCGCGAGCCTGCCGTACGTCGAGGTGCAGGCGGAGAACTCCGCCACCAACGGCACGTCCATCGGCCCGAGTTACACCCAGGGCCAGTTGGCCGACGAGGCGTCGTACCGCAAGGCGACGACGCTGCAGGGCACCGGCAAGTACGTCACGTTCACCACACCGGTGGCGACCAACTCGATCAACTTCCGGTACAGCATCCCCGACACCTCGAGCGGCTCGGTCTACACCGCCCCGCTGTCCCTGTACGTCAACGGCGTCAAGCAGCCGAACTTCACCCTGACCAACGCCTACAGCTGGTACTACGGCAGCTACCCCTTCACCAACTCGCCGGGCAACAACCCGCACCACTTCTACGACGAGGCCCACCGCCTGTTCTCCACCACCTATCCGGCGGGTACGACCTTCAAGCTGCAGGTCGACGCGGAGGACACCGCCTCCTCGTACACGATCGACTTCGCCGACTTCGAGCAGGTCGGCGCCGCCCTGACCGCACCCTCGGGGTCGGTGTCGGTGACCAGCAAGGGCGCAGACTCGACCGGTGTGGCCGACGCGACCAGCGCGTTCAACGCCGCGATCAGCGCGGCGGGCCCCGGCGGCACCGTGTGGATCCCGCCGGGCACCTACAACATCCCCGGCCACGTCAGCGTCGACAACGTCACGATCGCCGGCGCCGGCATGTGGTACTCCACCGTCACCGGCACGGCACCCGGCTTCTACGGCAACTCCGCGCCCTCGGCCAGCACCCACGTGCGTCTCCAGAACTTCGCGATCTTCGGCAATGTGCAGGAACGCGACGACAGCGCCCAGGTCAACGGCATCGGCGGCGCGATGAGCGACTCGACCGTCTCCCATCTGTGGATCGACCACATGAAGGTCGGCGCCTGGATGGACGGGCCGATGGACGGGCTGACGTTCACCGGCATGCGCATCCGTGACACCACCGCGGACGGCATCAACTTCCACGGCGGCGTCACCAACTCCAAGGTGAACAACAGCGACATCCGCAACACCGGCGACGACGGCATCGCCACCTGGGCGGACTCGGGTATCGGCGCCGACTCCAACGACACGATCTCCAGCAACACCGTGTCGCTGCAGATCCTCGCCAACGCCATCGCGATCTACGGCGGCCACGACAACACCGTCAGCGGCAACCGCGTCGTGGACACCGGCCTCGCCCAGGGCGGTGGCATCCACGTGGGGCAGCGCTTCACGTCGACGCCGGTCGGCACCACCACGATCTCCGACAACACCATGATCCGGGCCGGCAGTCTCGACCCCAACTGGCAGTTCGGCGTGGGCGCGTTGTGGTTCGACGGCAGCCAGGGCGCGATCACCGGCCCCATCAACGTGACCAACGCACTGATCCAGCAGAGTCCGTACGAGGCCGTCCAGTGGGTCGAGGGAACCATCAGCGGGGTCAACCTCAACAACGTCACCATCGCCGGCACCGGAACCTTCGCCCTGCAGGAACAGACCGGCGGCGCGGCCAAGTTCACCGACGTCACGGCGACCGGCGTCGGATACTCGTCCCCGGTGTACAACTGCTCGGGCGGCAACTTCGTCGTCACCGACGGCGGCGGCAACTCCGGCATCAGCGGCACGCCGTACTGCGGCGGTTGGCCGGCTCCGGTCTACCCGCCCTACCCGTCCGAAGGCGTGACGGCCACCCCCGGCGCGCTGAACTTCGGTGCGGTCGCGACCGGTTCGACGAGCGCCGCGCAGACCGTGACGGTCTCCAACCCGACCAACAGCGCCGCGTCCGTCGCGTCGATCTCCACCAGCGGCGACTACTCCCAGACCAACACGTGCGGTTCGTCCATCGCGGCGAACGGCTCGTGCACCGTCAGCGTGAAGTTCGCGCCGACCGCGACCGGCGGCCGTAACGGATCCCTGACCGTCAACGCGGGCGGGACCACCCACACGGTCAGCCTCTCCGGTACCGGCACCGCGCCCGGCCCGGTGCTGAACACCGACCCGGCGAGCCTGTCCTTCGCCGCCACGGTGGTCGGCTCGTCGGCCACCGTGCAGACGGTGACGGTGACGAACTCGGGCACCGCGTCGGCGACCGTCTCGGGCGTCGCGGCGACCGGTGACTTCAGCCAGACCAACAACTGCTCCACCCTCGCGGTCGGCGCGTCCTGCACGGTGACCGTCGGCTTCAAGCCCACCACGGGCGGATCCCGGGCCGGCAACCTGACCGTCACCAGCAACGCCAACAACGGCCCGACCGTCGTCTCCCTGACCGGCAGCGGCATCGACAGCACCACCAATGTCGCCGCCGGGCGCCCGGCGACGGCGAGTTCGAGCAGCAGCCCGTACGTCGCCTCGAACCTCACCGACCCGGACGCGTCGACGTACTGGGAGGGCACGAACGGTTCGTTCCCGCAGTGGGCCCAGGTCGACCTCGGCCAGAACTACGGCGTCGGCAAGGTCGTGCTCAAGCTTCCGCCGGCGACGGCGTGGTCGGCTCGTACGCAGACCCTGTCGGTGCAGGGATCCACGGACGGTTCGAGCTTCTCGACGATCAAGGCATCGGCCGGGTACACCTTCGACCCGAACGCCAACAACAACACGGTGACCCTCACGTTCAGCGCCGCCACGGCGAGATACGTACGGGTGAACATCATCGCCAACACCGGCTGGAACGCGGCCCAGTTGTCGGACTTCGGGGTGTTCCCCAGCGACGGCGGCTCCTCGAACGCCACCTTGTCGACCAGCCCGACGTCGCTGTCGTATCCCACCCAGGCGCTCAACACCACCAGCAGCGCGGAGCCGGTCACGGTCACCAACACCGGTACCGCGGCCGCGACCGTCTCCGGTATCAGTGTCACGGGCGACTTCTCGCAGACCAACACCTGCGGGACGTCGATCGCGGCGAACGCCTCCTGCACGGTGAACGTCACGTTCAGGCCCACCGCGTCCGGCACCCGCACCGGCGATCTCAGCATCGCCAGCAACGCGTCGAACGGCACGACCACGGTCGCGCTGACCGGCACCGGAGCCGGCACGGTGAGCAGGAACCTGGCAGCGGGCGCGGCCACCACCGAGTCCAGCCACACCGACGTGTACCCGTCGTCCAACGTGACCGACGGCAACCAGGGCACCTACTGGGAGAGCGCCGACAACGCCTTCCCCCAGTGGGTCCAGGTGGACCTCGGCTCCGCGCAGCGTGCGAGCAGCGTCGTCCTCCAGCTCCCCGCGGGCTGGGGCGCCCGCAACCAGACGCTGTCCCTGTCGGGCAGCACCGACGGCTCCTCCTTCACCACGATCAAGCCGTCGGCCACGTACACCTTCGACCCCACCACCAACAACACGGTGACCATCACGTTCACCGCGACCACCCAGCGGTACGTCCGGGTGAACATCACGGCGAACAACGGCTGGCCGGCCGGTCAGATCTCCGAGTTCCAGGTCTGGAACACCTGA
- a CDS encoding DUF309 domain-containing protein — translation MNATSGGRRSNGRDRDTTGRARNARPRDGLGRPLPYGADGVERQPEGVVRSPEETVTEAQALLDAGKPFHAHEVFEDAWKSGPEGERTLWRGLAQLAVGLTHAARGNTTGGARLLRRGAGAVEEWAAGAAGRARPHELDLAELASWARELATVVEREGAAISAVTWAPRLRGRRG, via the coding sequence ATGAACGCAACATCCGGAGGTCGGCGGAGCAACGGGCGGGATCGGGACACGACGGGGCGGGCGCGGAACGCCCGGCCCCGGGACGGACTGGGACGGCCGCTGCCGTACGGCGCCGACGGCGTGGAGCGGCAACCGGAGGGCGTCGTCCGCAGCCCCGAGGAGACGGTCACCGAGGCGCAGGCGCTGTTGGACGCGGGGAAGCCGTTCCACGCGCACGAGGTCTTCGAGGACGCCTGGAAGTCGGGCCCCGAGGGAGAGCGCACGCTCTGGCGTGGGCTGGCACAGCTCGCGGTGGGGCTCACCCACGCGGCCCGTGGGAACACGACGGGCGGCGCCCGGCTGCTGCGGCGCGGGGCCGGGGCGGTCGAGGAGTGGGCGGCGGGGGCGGCCGGCCGGGCCCGTCCGCATGAGCTGGACCTCGCCGAACTCGCCTCCTGGGCACGCGAGCTGGCGACGGTCGTGGAGCGTGAGGGCGCCGCGATCAGCGCGGTGACGTGGGCGCCCCGGCTGCGGGGGCGCCGGGGCTGA
- a CDS encoding cobalt-precorrin-6A reductase has protein sequence MSPHVLVLGGTTEARRLAAELAARPGVRVTTSLAGRVSRPGALDGDVRVGGFGGADGLARWLREHRVDAVVDATHPFAAAITANAARAAAAAGIPAVVLRRPGWASGPDDRWHWAGSLPEAAALLPSLGRRVFLTTGRLGLAAFAHLSELHFLVRTVEPPEPPMPQDMEVLLARGPFTPDEERTLLRAHRVDVLVTKDSGGEATAAKLTAARDLALPVVVVRRPPLPADVTTAPDVPSALALLDLGPR, from the coding sequence GTGTCCCCCCACGTCCTGGTCCTCGGCGGCACCACCGAGGCACGCCGACTCGCCGCCGAACTGGCGGCGCGCCCCGGTGTCCGCGTGACGACCTCCCTGGCGGGACGCGTCTCCCGGCCGGGGGCGCTCGACGGGGACGTCCGCGTCGGGGGCTTCGGCGGGGCGGACGGGCTGGCGCGGTGGCTGCGCGAGCACCGGGTGGACGCCGTGGTCGACGCCACCCACCCCTTCGCCGCCGCCATCACGGCGAACGCGGCGCGCGCCGCCGCGGCCGCGGGAATCCCGGCCGTGGTGCTGCGCCGCCCCGGCTGGGCCTCCGGCCCCGACGACCGCTGGCACTGGGCCGGTTCCCTCCCCGAGGCCGCCGCGCTCCTCCCGTCCCTGGGCCGCCGTGTCTTCCTCACCACGGGCCGCCTGGGCCTCGCGGCCTTCGCCCACCTCTCCGAACTCCACTTCCTCGTCCGTACGGTGGAGCCCCCCGAGCCGCCGATGCCCCAGGACATGGAAGTGCTGCTCGCCCGGGGACCCTTCACACCGGACGAAGAGCGGACCCTGCTGCGCGCACACCGGGTCGACGTGCTGGTGACCAAGGACAGCGGAGGAGAGGCGACGGCCGCCAAACTGACCGCCGCACGCGACCTCGCCCTCCCCGTGGTCGTCGTACGCCGCCCCCCGCTCCCGGCGGACGTGACCACCGCGCCGGACGTGCCGTCGGCCCTGGCCCTGCTGGATCTCGGACCTCGCTGA
- a CDS encoding discoidin domain-containing protein, translating into MRGSYGESAHNTFPQGAQVDLGSARSASRVVPQLSAGWGARTQTLTLGDSTDGTTFTTLKSSAAHTFDPSTRNTVTLTFPAATQRYFRVTVTANSGWPAGQVSEFQIWTS; encoded by the coding sequence GTGCGGGGCTCCTACGGGGAGAGCGCCCACAACACGTTTCCGCAGGGGGCCCAGGTCGACCTGGGCTCGGCCCGGAGTGCCTCCCGCGTGGTCCCGCAACTGTCCGCCGGCTGGGGCGCCCGCACCCAGACCCTGACCCTCGGCGACAGCACCGACGGCACCACCTTCACCACCCTGAAGTCCTCGGCCGCCCACACCTTCGACCCGAGCACCAGGAACACCGTCACGCTCACCTTCCCCGCCGCCACCCAGCGCTACTTCCGCGTCACCGTCACCGCGAACAGCGGCTGGCCCGCGGGCCAGGTGTCCGAGTTCCAGATCTGGACCTCCTGA
- a CDS encoding sulfite exporter TauE/SafE family protein, translated as MNTMTLWHISIGEFAALAAAALLVGFSKTAVSGANTVSLAIFAAVLPARASTGVLLPLLIVGDVLAVLTYRRHAHWPTLWRLFPAVAAGVVFGTLFLVWADDGIVRTSIGAILLLMAAVTMWRRRAAAQDEEPDSVSTRAGRVKARSYGVLGGFTTMVANAGGPVMSMYLLSAGFRKLGFLGTSAFFFLIVNVSKVPFSVGLGLIDWHSLLLDAALAIFVVPGALLGKWAVHRINQILFERLVIAATVVGGVQLLLR; from the coding sequence ATGAACACGATGACGCTCTGGCACATATCCATCGGGGAGTTCGCCGCGCTCGCCGCCGCGGCCCTGCTCGTCGGCTTCTCGAAGACCGCCGTGAGCGGCGCCAACACGGTCAGCCTGGCGATTTTCGCCGCCGTGCTGCCCGCCCGCGCCTCGACCGGCGTGCTCCTGCCCCTCCTCATCGTCGGGGACGTGCTCGCCGTGCTCACCTACCGGCGGCACGCCCACTGGCCCACGCTGTGGCGGCTGTTCCCGGCGGTCGCCGCGGGCGTCGTGTTCGGCACGCTGTTCCTGGTGTGGGCCGACGACGGGATCGTACGGACCTCGATCGGCGCGATCCTGCTGCTGATGGCGGCGGTGACGATGTGGCGCCGCCGCGCCGCCGCCCAGGACGAGGAACCCGACTCGGTCTCGACCCGGGCCGGCCGGGTCAAGGCTCGCTCGTACGGCGTCCTCGGCGGCTTCACCACGATGGTCGCCAACGCGGGCGGCCCGGTGATGTCGATGTACCTCCTGTCGGCCGGCTTCCGCAAACTCGGCTTCCTGGGCACCTCGGCCTTCTTCTTCCTGATCGTGAACGTCTCCAAGGTGCCCTTCAGCGTGGGCCTCGGGCTCATCGACTGGCATTCGCTGCTCCTGGACGCGGCGCTAGCGATCTTCGTCGTACCGGGGGCGCTCCTCGGGAAATGGGCCGTGCACCGCATCAACCAGATCCTGTTCGAGCGGCTGGTCATCGCGGCGACGGTGGTGGGCGGGGTGCAGCTCCTGCTGCGCTGA